From the Gemmatimonadota bacterium genome, the window ATCCGGACAATGCCTACGACTTCGAATGGCACTACCGCATCATCAAGAACTGGAGCGCCGTCGTCGGCCGGCGGCTGCCCGTCGATTCGCTGGGCGTGGAAGCGATAGACGATACGACGCTGGCCGTGCATACCGAGCAGCCCGTGCCCTACCTGCCCTTCAACCTCATCATGAGCTGGGCTTCGCCGGAGCACGCGGTGGCCAAGTACGGTGACGAATGGGCGACCCGGGCGGAGACCCATATTTCGTCCGGCCCCTTCAAGGTCACAGAATGGCGCAAGAACGAGATCATCATCCTGGACGCCAACCCGATGTACCGGGGGTCCATGCCGCCCCTTCTCGATCAGGTGATCATCCGGGTGTTCTCCCAGTCGGCCGTGCCGCTCATGCTCTCGGCTTATACGGCCGACGAGGTGGACATGATCCTCCTGAACGGGCAGGCGGCCCTGGGAAGGGTCAAGAGCGACCCGGTACTCAGCCGCGAACTGCATTCCATGGTCAACTTCGTCACGTTCTACATGACCATGGATACGTACAATCCGCCTTTCGACGACCTGCGCGTCCGGCAAGCCTTCGCACACTCCATCGACCGCACGGCCCTGATGGACTCCGCCCTGAAGGACGTGGGCGTGGCGGCCTACAGCATGCTGGCCCCCGGATTCCCCGGCGCGAAACCGGAGGTCTTCCGCGATATGCTGCCCTACGATCCCGAACGGGCCGGGCAGTTGATGGCGGAGGCCGGGTACCCCGACGGAAAGGGGTTTCCCCAGGTCGATATCTGGATCCGTGCCCACGACTACCAGTCCACCCGGCTTCCCGCGGAGGCCATCCAGGCGATGATCGCCGAAGCGCTGAACGTACGGGTCGGGGTCAGGGTCATCGAACGCAAGGTGTTCACCGACGGCTTAAACAACCACGAGGTGACGCTGGCCCTGGTGGCCTACAGCCAGGATTTTCCGGATCCGGCCAACCTGCTCGGGCTCTGGCGGTCCAGGGGGCGCCACGCTTGGCACGACGACACCTTCGAACGGCTGATTCACGAGGGCAACGAGTTCATGGGGCCGCCCGATGAACGGTTCGCCATTTACCACGCCGCCGAACGCAGGCTGGTGGAAGACGTGGGTGGCATCTTCCTCTGGTTTCCGGTGGAACACCGCCTTTGGAAACCCGATTTCTATAGCCCTACCCTCCAGCCCAACCGCCTCGGCATGGAGGTCTGGTCCAACCTGACCTGGATGAACGGGTATTTCAGGGATACGGATCATGAAACGGAGGATCAGCCGCGCAGCCGCGGCCTCTGGGACTGGCTCAAGTCCGCCCTGGACTGATGCAGTGCGAATCCAGCGTTTTATCTAAAGTCGCCGTGGATCGAGTGTTGCGGCACGCTATGCGGGACGGGAAAAACCTTCCAGTGCTTCATCGTCGATCCGGACACCCAGGCCGGGATCGTCCGTCACCGGAAAAGCGCCATCTTTGGGTTGCGGGGCTTCCAGCGCGTAGCGGCACCGTGTGAGAAAGGATTCGTGGCCGTGTTCCATGACCAGGAAGTTGGGGATGGCCGCGGACAGCTGGATGGTCGCGGCGGTGGAAAGCACCCCGCCTCCTCCTATGTGGGGTGACACGGGGATGTTGTAGGTCTCCGCGAGCACGGCGATGCGTTTCCCCTCGGACAGCCCCGTACGCCCGATATCCGGCATAACCACGTCGCAGGTCCTCCGGTCGAAGGCTTCCTTCATCTCGAACCGGGTGCGGTACCACTCACCGTTGGCGACGTGCATGTCCAGCGCCCGGGTCACGGCCGCGTGACCCGCCAGGTCTTCGGGCAGGGTCGGCGCCTCCAGCCAGTAGATATCAAGTGCTTCCAGTTCCCGGCCCAGCCTGATCGCCTCGGCCACGTCGAACTCGGTATGCACGTCCACCATGACGGTGATGTCCGGACCGACGCGCTCGCGGACGGCCCTGGCGAAGGCGACGGTACCGGCGCGGTCCCTTGAGGGGGACAGTTTCAGTCCGCGATAGCCCGCGGCCACGAGTCTTTCGGCCCGGTCCGCCGCGGTGGCGGGGTCGCGACCGGCACATCCTGAGTAAACTTCGACCCGGTCCCGGAACCTTCCCCCGAGCAGTTTATGGACCGGCAGGTCCAGCGCCTTTCCTTTCAGGTCCCACAGGGCGATGTCGCACGCGGCGAGGGCGTCGACGTAGAAGCCGGTCGGATGTCCCCTTTCCCGCATGCCGTCGAAGAGACGCTGCCACAGGAACTCCACGTCGAAGGGGTCCGCGCCGATCAGAACGGGACGGCACAGGTCATCCACGATGGTCCGCGTCGTATCGGGCAATATGGGACTTTGCCCTTCGCCGTAGCCGACCAGGCCCTCTTCGGTCGTTATGCGCACCACCAGGGTCTCGTGACTGTCGGACTTGAAGGCATGCCTGTTTTCCGGGATGAAATAGGCGGAAGGCGCACCGGGGCTGCGTTCACGCAATTCCTGGCCGGCTTCTCTCGGGATTCGTACCGCGAAAGCTTCGACGTTCGATACTTTCATCATCTCAGTCCTCCGGTCGCTCGCCGGCCGGCGCCATCTTCACCAGCCTGGGTTCAAAGCGGGCCATCACCTCCACCAGGTCGGTCTGCGCCGCCATCACTGCTTCGATATTCTTGTATACGAAGGGGACTTCGTCGAGACCGGCGGACATGAGCGTGACGCCTTTCTCCCGAAGCAGCCGGTTGGCGTCCTGCCAGTTCAGGCTCCGGATCGCCCGTTTCCGGCTCATCACGCGGCCGGCGCCGTGGGCGGCGGAGTTCATCGACGCGCGATTGCCCTTTCCGCGGACCACGAAGGCCGGGCTCGCCATCGAGCCGGGTATGATGCCCAGCACGCCCGGGCCTGCCGGCGTAGCGCCCTTGCGGTGTACGATTGCTTTCCGGTCAGGTATACGGCCGTGCAGGCCGGACTGGCCGTGCCGGTCGCGCTGGCCGGACGGGCCGGGGACGGAGATCATTTCCTTCCACGCGAAATTGTGGTGGTTCTCCAGGTCCAGCAACACTTCCACACCGAGGTGGCCGGCCATGTGCCGGTGTATACACGCGTGGTTGGCCTCCGCGTAATGGCCCATAAGCTCCATGGCTGCCCAGTATTC encodes:
- a CDS encoding peptide ABC transporter substrate-binding protein, with translation MGILHKAQSIIAGPVHVLSSYLTMRRIASFLFLLVLLTAPELSAQRVNSIGVELPEDAAPPERQRLRFFEMDGTYMEWFKTIYRRSPATNLISEPLVRQDHNYDLVPAAAKSWEATPDGNTWLFHLRSGMQWDDGRPFNAHDYVFTFRRGADPDNAYDFEWHYRIIKNWSAVVGRRLPVDSLGVEAIDDTTLAVHTEQPVPYLPFNLIMSWASPEHAVAKYGDEWATRAETHISSGPFKVTEWRKNEIIILDANPMYRGSMPPLLDQVIIRVFSQSAVPLMLSAYTADEVDMILLNGQAALGRVKSDPVLSRELHSMVNFVTFYMTMDTYNPPFDDLRVRQAFAHSIDRTALMDSALKDVGVAAYSMLAPGFPGAKPEVFRDMLPYDPERAGQLMAEAGYPDGKGFPQVDIWIRAHDYQSTRLPAEAIQAMIAEALNVRVGVRVIERKVFTDGLNNHEVTLALVAYSQDFPDPANLLGLWRSRGRHAWHDDTFERLIHEGNEFMGPPDERFAIYHAAERRLVEDVGGIFLWFPVEHRLWKPDFYSPTLQPNRLGMEVWSNLTWMNGYFRDTDHETEDQPRSRGLWDWLKSALD
- a CDS encoding mandelate racemase/muconate lactonizing enzyme family protein, whose protein sequence is MMKVSNVEAFAVRIPREAGQELRERSPGAPSAYFIPENRHAFKSDSHETLVVRITTEEGLVGYGEGQSPILPDTTRTIVDDLCRPVLIGADPFDVEFLWQRLFDGMRERGHPTGFYVDALAACDIALWDLKGKALDLPVHKLLGGRFRDRVEVYSGCAGRDPATAADRAERLVAAGYRGLKLSPSRDRAGTVAFARAVRERVGPDITVMVDVHTEFDVAEAIRLGRELEALDIYWLEAPTLPEDLAGHAAVTRALDMHVANGEWYRTRFEMKEAFDRRTCDVVMPDIGRTGLSEGKRIAVLAETYNIPVSPHIGGGGVLSTAATIQLSAAIPNFLVMEHGHESFLTRCRYALEAPQPKDGAFPVTDDPGLGVRIDDEALEGFSRPA